One region of Salvelinus sp. IW2-2015 linkage group LG1, ASM291031v2, whole genome shotgun sequence genomic DNA includes:
- the LOC111965588 gene encoding 25-hydroxyvitamin D-1 alpha hydroxylase, mitochondrial isoform X1: MWKASFGPILTVHVAEPALIEQVLRQEGKTPIRSDLSSWKDYRKQRGHGYGLLTAEGEEWQAVRSLLGKHMLHPKAVEXYDTTLNAVVDDLIAKLRLSRRQDRCGLVPNISSEFYRFGLEGISSVLFETKIGCLDPVVPTETECFIQSINTMFVMTLLTMAMPAWLHKLFPMPWDTFCQCWDYIFQFAKGHIDQRLKEEAEKVARGEEVEGRYLTYFLTRTGLPMKTVYSNVTEMLLAGVDTISSTMSWSLYELSRHPEVQASLREEVLAVMGGRRVPGAVDVARMPLMKAVVKEVLRLYPVIAANARVIADKDIQVGGYLLPKNTLITLCHFATSRNAAFFPNPDTFQPHRWLNLYKGHHPYASVPFGVGKRSCIGRRIAELEVYLALARILMQFDVKPDPEGSGAAVKPMTRTLLVPESEINLQFIER, translated from the exons ATGTGGAAGGCCAGCTTCGGCCCCATCCTGACGGTGCACGTGGCAGAGCCAGCCCTGATTGAGCAAGTGCTGAGGCAGGAGGGCAAGACCCCCATCCGCTCTGACCTCTCCTCCTGGAAGGACTACAGGAAACAACGAGGTCATGGCTACGGACTGCTCACAGC TGAAGGGGAGGAGTGGCAGGCGGTGCGGAGTCTCCTGGGGAAGCACATGCTACATCCAAAGGCGGTGGAGKCCTACGACACCACTCTAAATGCCGTTGTTGATGACCTCATTGCTAAGCTCCGCCTCAGCAGGCGCCAGGACCGCTGCGGTCTCGTCCCGAACATCAGCAGTGAGTTCTACCGCTTCGGCCTCGAAG GGATCTCCTCAGTCTTGTTCGAGACCAAGATTGGTTGCCTAGACCCTGTGGTTCCCACGGAGACAGAGTGTTTCATCCAGTCCATTAACACCATGTTTGTCATGACACTCCTCACCATGGCTATGCCCGCCTGGTTACACAAGCTGTTCCCCATGCCCTGGGACACTTTCTGCCAATGCTGGGACTACATTTTCCAATTCG CTAAAGGTCACATTGACCAGCGTCTGAAGGAGGAAGCTGAGAAGGTGGCgcggggagaggaggtggaggggcgATATCTGACYTACTTCCTGACCCGCACAGGGCTGCCCATGAAGACGGTGTACAGCAACGTCACTGAGATGCTTCTGGCTGGGGTGGACACG ATCTCCAGCACCATGTCCTGGTCCCTGTACGAACTATCTCGGCACCCCGAGGTGCAGGCCTCGCTGAGGGAGGAGGTACTGGCCGTGATGGGGGGTCGGAGGGTGCCTGGGGCTGTAGACGTGGCTCGCATGCCCCTCATGAAGGCTGTGGTGAAGGAGGTGCTCAG ACTTTATCCTGTTATTGCGGCCAATGCCAGGGTCATCGCTGACAAAGACATCCAGGTCGGAGGCTACCTCCTCCCCAAAAAC ACTCTGATCACCCTCTGCCACTTCGCCACATCCCGGAATGCAGCATTTTTCCCGAACCCGGATACATTCCAGCCCCATCGTTGGCTGAACCTGTACAAAGGCCACCACCCTTACGCCTCAGTGCCCTTCGGCGTGGGCAAACGCAGCTGCATCGGCCGCCGCATYGCAGAGCTGGAGGTCTACCTGGCACTGGCACGA ATTCTGATGCAGTTTGATGTAAAGCCCGATCCAGAAGGCAGTGGTGCAGCAGTCAAACCCATGACCCGGACACTGCTTGTGCCAGAGAGCGAGATCAACCTGCAGTTCATYGAGAGATGA
- the LOC111965588 gene encoding 25-hydroxyvitamin D-1 alpha hydroxylase, mitochondrial isoform X2 codes for MLHPKAVEXYDTTLNAVVDDLIAKLRLSRRQDRCGLVPNISSEFYRFGLEGISSVLFETKIGCLDPVVPTETECFIQSINTMFVMTLLTMAMPAWLHKLFPMPWDTFCQCWDYIFQFAKGHIDQRLKEEAEKVARGEEVEGRYLTYFLTRTGLPMKTVYSNVTEMLLAGVDTISSTMSWSLYELSRHPEVQASLREEVLAVMGGRRVPGAVDVARMPLMKAVVKEVLRLYPVIAANARVIADKDIQVGGYLLPKNTLITLCHFATSRNAAFFPNPDTFQPHRWLNLYKGHHPYASVPFGVGKRSCIGRRIAELEVYLALARILMQFDVKPDPEGSGAAVKPMTRTLLVPESEINLQFIER; via the exons ATGCTACATCCAAAGGCGGTGGAGKCCTACGACACCACTCTAAATGCCGTTGTTGATGACCTCATTGCTAAGCTCCGCCTCAGCAGGCGCCAGGACCGCTGCGGTCTCGTCCCGAACATCAGCAGTGAGTTCTACCGCTTCGGCCTCGAAG GGATCTCCTCAGTCTTGTTCGAGACCAAGATTGGTTGCCTAGACCCTGTGGTTCCCACGGAGACAGAGTGTTTCATCCAGTCCATTAACACCATGTTTGTCATGACACTCCTCACCATGGCTATGCCCGCCTGGTTACACAAGCTGTTCCCCATGCCCTGGGACACTTTCTGCCAATGCTGGGACTACATTTTCCAATTCG CTAAAGGTCACATTGACCAGCGTCTGAAGGAGGAAGCTGAGAAGGTGGCgcggggagaggaggtggaggggcgATATCTGACYTACTTCCTGACCCGCACAGGGCTGCCCATGAAGACGGTGTACAGCAACGTCACTGAGATGCTTCTGGCTGGGGTGGACACG ATCTCCAGCACCATGTCCTGGTCCCTGTACGAACTATCTCGGCACCCCGAGGTGCAGGCCTCGCTGAGGGAGGAGGTACTGGCCGTGATGGGGGGTCGGAGGGTGCCTGGGGCTGTAGACGTGGCTCGCATGCCCCTCATGAAGGCTGTGGTGAAGGAGGTGCTCAG ACTTTATCCTGTTATTGCGGCCAATGCCAGGGTCATCGCTGACAAAGACATCCAGGTCGGAGGCTACCTCCTCCCCAAAAAC ACTCTGATCACCCTCTGCCACTTCGCCACATCCCGGAATGCAGCATTTTTCCCGAACCCGGATACATTCCAGCCCCATCGTTGGCTGAACCTGTACAAAGGCCACCACCCTTACGCCTCAGTGCCCTTCGGCGTGGGCAAACGCAGCTGCATCGGCCGCCGCATYGCAGAGCTGGAGGTCTACCTGGCACTGGCACGA ATTCTGATGCAGTTTGATGTAAAGCCCGATCCAGAAGGCAGTGGTGCAGCAGTCAAACCCATGACCCGGACACTGCTTGTGCCAGAGAGCGAGATCAACCTGCAGTTCATYGAGAGATGA